The Ziziphus jujuba cultivar Dongzao chromosome 7, ASM3175591v1 genome includes a region encoding these proteins:
- the LOC107424516 gene encoding F-box protein At5g67140: protein MENEAEIDRLPMDLLAHIFVMINSFTDLAQASCVCRKWKHGVKRSMGRRENLSFAGWKMDDDSTARLVRHAYSLKELDISRGRWACHITDNGLHEISKAKCIGNLTSISLWGMTGITDEGVVRLISKANSLQHLNIGGTFITDESLFVIAESCPQLKSIVLWSCRHVTGNGLLILVNKCRKLESINVWGTRVSMDCFISLLTISPALQIKPRGLLLDVGNAPLLPLA from the exons ATGGAGAATGAGGCGGAGATTGATCGGTTGCCAATGGACCTTCTGGCTCATATCTTTGTTATGATCAATTCATTCACTGATTTGGCCCA GGCAAGCTGTGTTTGCCGGAAATGGAAACACGGGGTGAAGCGGTCAATGGGTCGAAGAGAGAATTTGAGCTTTGCTGGTTGGAAGATGGACGATGACTCCACAGCTCGTCTTGTTCGCCATGCCTACAGCCTCAAAGAACTCGACAT TTCAAGGGGCCGTTGGGCTTGCCATATAACTGACAATGGACTACATGAAATATCCAAGGCCAAGTGCATTGGCAATTTAACATCCATATCCCTTTGGGGTATGACTGGGATTACAGATGAAGGTGTTGTTCGTCTG ATATCAAAAGCTAATTCCTTGCAGCACCTGAATATTGGTGGGACATTTATCACAGATGAATCACTGTTTGTCATTGCAGAAAGCTGTCCACAACTGAAG AGTATCGTCCTATGGAGCTGCCGCCATGTAACTGGGAACGGTCTTTTGATTCTTGTAAACAAGTGTCGGAAGCTCGAGTCGATAAATGTATGGGGAACTAGAGTTTCTATGGACTGCTTCATTTCTTTGCTTACAATTAGTCCAGCCCTTCAGATAAAACCCAGAGGCCTACTGTTAGATGTTGGCAATGCTCCTCTATTGCCACTTGCATAA